ATATTAAACATTGAATTTCAGTTTACTCAATTTTAGACACAACAACTTTAGATTTGCATAAGCTTTAATAAATGTGTGGAAAAATACAAGAGtttaaaagaaattacattGATTAAAAGGTAATTCATTATTTTGCATATGTTAAAATTATTGTAGATTATCATTTATGCATGAATTTAAATAGTTTACATTATCTCAAAATAATTAGTATTTAGGAAGAAATAAGTTGCTCATTATAGTatagttacaggaaaaaaaaagttaaatgatcCAGTTTATAATGTTATACAACTTAATTACAAGTTTACCTTAAGGGAATTTTAAGATGCaagcaaaatttaaaacaaaaagataaaacatcaTTGTTGACTCTCGGTGATCATGAGTAAGTCAGCTCAAGCTGGTTGCTGGAGTACTTGTTGCAGAGCTATCAGCAGAGCAGCCAGGAACAGCGATGGTAACGGTGTCATGAGTTTGACTCCATTGAATATGCTTGaacctgaaaaaagaaaaaaagaagtcaaattGATTTTCCCCAACCTCTGACcttaaaatttactttaaagatGCATATTAATTTCTAATCAGTGGTTCTTCATAGTGTCTTATAATGGTTTTCCTGCATAGACTTATTGGAGGGAAATGCTTCTGACAGAGTTTTGACTTGTTTAATGAAGAAATCTTCAACCAGAGTTGGGCTGTCAACAAGCTGGTTTATAAATGACATTACATGTCATGttataattatattataatgtataaaaactcaatcacaatgtttaaaaaaaaaaaaataggtataAAATTGTAATATCATTCATTACTTTcttatggacattttttttcccttttcgtgttctttcttattttcattgaatTCTGTAAAGCCAGTTTCTACAAACTGCAACTTTTATATATAAGTTGCAAAAGCATATTTTCCCCACAAATTTTTAGCAACAAATGTAATAACTTAAAGTAAATTTCTGTATTCCCTCAGGGAGTCGTAAAACAAATTGCAATGGGAgtgaatttaaattttgaattttccAGTGAAAACCTTCTTACTTAAGAAGCATATTTATacctcttcttcctctctgaGACATGTGTCAAAAAGGTTAAATGTCCTTTTAGTTCaaaagttaataaaacaaaGTGTCAATTTTACCTTGCCCGTCACTGGTGGTGCTATCACTGGAGCTACCACTAGTGCCACCACTAGTGCCACCACTAGTACTACCACTAGTGCTACCAGTAGTGCTACCAGTAGTACCACCACTGGTGGTAGTACTTAATGGCTGATTACTAGATGGAGTATTTCCGCTTGAGCTGGGGGATGCAGTGATGGCTTCAGTCCTGTTGTTGATGAGGTCCAGACCCAGCCTGTTCAGGTCCGACTGTGGTTGCAAATTGACCCAGGTCTGGATGATGGGGTCATTTTCAAACAACTTTAGATCTCGCAGGCTGTTACCCATGAGGGCTTGCACATCATCCACAGTCAAAGCCtatgagtttaaataaaaacagtgaggagatctttaaataaaaaaaatcaaactgagtAAACCAATGCACAGAAAGACACATTGTAAGATTTTTTCAGAAGATTGTTGATTCTTGTCACTGTTTGTGATGTAAAGTTGTTTTGATATTAAGGCCAGGtcataatgaaacatttttgtaactaaaattaaaatagttccttaaaagaaacaaacgtAATGTTAAAGGAGGAGATTTTATTAACTTCAGTAACTTAAAGAAACTAtgaaaaacataacaaaaataggaatacttttctttttatatatatcttttatAGTTTATCTTACTTTGATGACTTCAAGTTGGAGACtcctaaaaatgtcaatatCCATGCTGATGTTTTGTGCTGACAGTATTTTGACATCAGCCACAGGAGCTCCACCTTTCAGAGGTAAAAGCAAACACATACATTACAGAACAGTTCATTGATGGAAAATAAACTTCTAGATCAAAATGTGAGTCAGACCTATATAGGCCTTGACTAAATCGTAGAAGTTGTCTGAGCTGTAACGGTATGTCCTGAAGGAAGTGTTACTGATCTCATAGAGAACTTTCTTTTGCTCGGGTGAACAAGATGTCACATTGAGGGGTTTTGCATTTCTGAAAGGGAGGACAAAGTTAAGCTCAGGGTTACATTTGCAAACAGTGGCTGTCTGCATTTAGTCAACTTGCTGACACCGACCTGATACTTTTAGTGGTGATGGTCTTTAGTGTGTCCACATCAAGCGAACACAAGTAGGAGTTGATCATGTTCAACTCAGTGATTCCCAGAGAGTTCTCAGATGTGCTCAGATACTTGGTGATGATTGCTTTGctctaaaaaaccaaaaagaaagtatgttaatgttttgtattttttgtttttaaaactttaaacaaatcttgtgtTACCTGTGCTGTGATCCAAACTCCATCTTCAGGTTTCATGAGAGCTCCCAAGGTGTCAATGGTGCTGATGTTCCACCTAGAGATGTCATCAAGTGATGCAGCGCGAGACACTGGACCAAGCATCTGGACATCTTGATCAGGAATTCCTGATGGGAATGCCTGGAAAAATGAAGCATGTGTGTTAATCTCATTATATAATTTGTCACAATAGAACCAACATCTACATGGGCACAAACAGAATGAACCACTCTGTAGCAATGGTGTCCATATGGACGTTTATTTAAGGTAATCAAAGTTTTGATTTCAAAATCACCTGGTTGAGTTTCTTCAGAATGACTGCTTGGAAGTTCTCATCATCAACTTTTTGGCAGATAGAGTCGAGGTTATCCTTTAAAATGGAGACATCCAAGCAGAACTCAAACTGCTTGGAGTCGTAGCCGAATGGGAAGGACTCGTCACTTATTATCACCTGAGTGATGTTGCCCACTGTGCAGCcttgaaaaaaggaaagcaaCCTTTAAGAATATTTTCTATCAATTCTATATAAACATGCAATATATGTTTCTGTTAAAAAGCTGTTGTTTCATCTTAGCATGTTTAAACTACAGATTTTAACTACTTCATCATTTAAACAGGAGATTATAGACAAGAATCCTAATTTTCCAAcctaacttttttatttgttcaaaaatgtaatttgattgaTGATTTCAGACTAGACATACTTGCGGCTCGTTTCACCAGAAGTGAGCTAATCTGTCTGAACAGGCTCTTCAGTTTAGTCCTCTCcgtcttttcttttctcagagTGGACAAAAAGCTCTTTAGGAACTGCCTCTTAGTTGCCTGAAAAAGTAGAAACAGTGGTTTGGAAACTGATTTTTACAAAAAGGTACTAATGCattcagttgattttttttgtgtgtgtgacaattttacattttgaaaaaacattttgagggACAAATCCATTTGCAGACTTACACTTGTGAACTGGCTCCAAAAGTTTCTCGTTAAATACAGTGGCAGGATCCCAAGGTCCTTTAATGTTTGAATGTTCCAGGTGGACGTGTTCCTAAagattaaaagatttttatttagtttgaaaaattatGTTTCAGGCAATAATTTGTGGAAACatataaaaaattgtttttaaaaaaaatattaataaaaaatcataacttCTTGTCATCTGCATTACTCAAATGTGAATTTTGGTaatgccctacttttttttaaacaaatataaaagtcATATTGTCCAGCATTATAGCTTTATGCTGAATAACTTAAATGTAATCTTCGTACCCATATTGTGTGTTCCCTGAAAGCAGCAGAGTCTCCATAGCAGCCACTTGGCTGTTAGAGAAGTCCTTGCATGATTTGAGTTTTTCCAGAATAGAAGGATCAGAGTTCTCTATGTAGGATCCATCCAGAGTGCAGACCATGTTCCCAAGAACCTCCACATTATCTTTGCTGAGGCTCTTACTGTTTATACCCTAAacaattcagcaaaaaaaaacagtcatgcACACTGAcccttgttaaaaaaatgaattccttTAACACATCAACATCATCTGATGGATCCTTACCAAGCAGGTTGTGGCTTCAAGGAACAGTTTGGGAGCTTTGTTCAAAACACTGGAGACCACAGAGAAGTCTGCATCACCCAGTTTGGAAAAATATGACCTGCAGTTGTTTTTCTGGATATCTTGACTTCTGTGATGGATAAGTAGTGAATAAAGAAAAGATAAGATAAGCAAGCAAACTTGTTTTGACTAAACAATTTCATAGGATTGATCAATATACTGTTTCTAGGTCAAAAACCGACAGACTTACTCAAAGTAGAGAAGCATGTCTGAGGGGTATTCTGAGAAATTCTGGGAAATGCCTCCACGCAGTTGGTTGTACATGCAAGTCAGCTGCAGGTGACAATTTCATAATAAAACTTGCTATACAACTTATTGAATGTATTTGACaatagaaaaagacaaaaagtctTCAAACTATTAAACTGGTATAAGACTTTTTACCTGAGATTCTTTCAGCATCACTTTAGGTCTGTCATTTCTTGGCCTGCAGGCATGAATCAGCTGTaatattgtggattttttcatgttttgaattCCTTTGCATGTGAAGCCTTGCAGCACATATGGAGATAGCCTGTGTtgtaacacacaaacaaacaacaaggACGGTTATACTTTTTCCCCATCTCTAAGAAAAGTCATAACAAGGAGAAGATAAGAGAGACTTTTTTAACTTACTGCTCAATGTCAAACGCTGTTTCAGCAAGTAGTTCAAAGAACATGGAAGACTGAAAAATAAGAGATTTATTTCAATTACTGTGACATACATCTACACAAGATACTTGATTATGATACATTTTATAATTCAGTATTTAGTTGGTATGTTCTGTTCTGTGACACTGAAATCAATAGCCTACCTGATCCGGNNNNNNNNNNNNNNNNNNNNNNNNNNNNNNNNNNNNNNNNNNNNNNNNNNNNNNNNNNNNNNaaattacttgaaaaaaatgcgacttatactccagtgcgacttatgtatggtttttttttcttcattatgcattttttggcccctgcgacttatactccggtgcgacttatagtccgaaaaatacggtactgTGACATACATCTACACAATATACTTGATTatgatatattttataattCAATATTTAGTTGGTATGTTCTGTTCTGTGACACTGAAATCAATAGCCTACCTGATCCGGTGTCCATTTCTTGTTGTTGAGCACATTTATGTCTACAGTACCCTGACCAAACACCAGCATGGCTGGTGGGATCGCTGTTGCTAAGGCATCAGGAACATTCACCACAATCATGGCTGGAATTGAGTTCAGAGaaatgatctgaaaaaaaaataaataatggttACCGTTACTCTATTATATTGCCTCATTGGTTAAAAGGGCTATGGTTGAACTTTACAAGGATATTTAAACATGTACCTGTTGGACAAATGTCTGCTGGTTAACCGTTGAAGCCATCAAGATGTTGGAGACAAAAGTGGTGCTGGTAGTTGCTTGCAAAAGCACCGTGGCTGAAATTGTCTGAATATCACTTGAAGAAATTCCAGCAACAAGCGTGCCAAGAGACTGCAGGGAGTCTGAACTGTTCAACTGTAAattgttttcacatttatttagacaTCTGCCCAgttgattttcattttcataaaaacagaCTCAAGTGTTCAAACCATCAAATATTTTGCATAGTTGTCAAAGACATGGTGCAGTTTGTTGTCTTTACCTTGAAACCTGAGTTGGTGAGGATCTGAACCATGGTGGTGACCTGGATTTGGCTCCAGGTAGTTACTCTACCCAAGGTGGACAAAGAGGAAACCATCACTGAAGATGACATTGATGTGATCTGACTGATGGACAGGGCCGAAGAGCCGTTGCCGAGTTTCACCAGTGTCTGCTGAGTCACCGTTTGGATGTTTGACGCCAGGGCAACTGTAACCTATGTAATAgaattcaatatttatttctatatcTGTGTAGTAATATTCATAATGCATGCACATTTTAATCATGATGAACATGtcaaattgttttatataaCCTTAGTTGCTGTTCATAAGTATCTGGCCTTGTTTAGCAAAATCCGAGTGAATCCTATTTTTTGCAAACAACTAAATTGTTGACTagacagaacaaaaaataatagtactttatataaaaatgtagttttttttacctGAGTGTCACCTGTCTCATTACAGACTTTTTGATATCTTTCCAAGATGACCAAAGCATCAGCTTGACTCAATGAAGTGTATGCCGAGAGTGGGATTTCAgaggagcaaaagaaaaagtctggaagtctaaaaagaaaaaaaagtaataagaaAGTAAGGTACTCATCAGAGAGCTATCGTGGATTAGAAATGGAGTGTAGTGTTGTTGCATTGCATAGATGGATACTTACTTTAAAAGACTGAAGGTTGGGTCCAACTCGAAAAGCTTTGTGATGTAGTAGTTAGTAACAGTTTCTGAAACTGGTGTGCCGCTAAAAAGCTTCAAATTGGTGCTGTCGCCCAAAAATgctttcatctaaaaaaaaaaaacacaaaagtcatTGTCATTAACAAGTCAAATCATTTAAtacatttcagttttgttgttCCTCCAACATCAGAGACATTAATAATTACTTGTGGAATTCTGTAACCGACCAATTGTTTTCAACCTTCAGATAAATACATCCCATATTTGCACGATAAACTGATGATTTAGagctatttatttataattcacACAGGCAGATTTGTAATAACATTTCTATCAGGAGGAGGCTtgttagtttacatttttaaggccAGACTGGACTAATGTCATTTTGCATATGCTCTTCCAAAgtatcttgtttgtttgtttgttttagaaaattctTTAAGTTGTCCAAACTGTAAAGTTGtaataaagtaagaaaaatgtgtatttatccAATTCAGTCTTCACggaaaaagtgaaacgttggatcaattaacaacaGTTCTGtaatatgttacattttaaattattagctgtcatcaaataaaaattttgcGTTTATGTTGATGCTTTAGTTGAGTTTCCTCAActtaaaaattttatttgattaaaacaaaattttttaacaaattacaggGCTCTtgttaattgatctaatgtttcactttttacagttttaatttaaaagcttCTCTTAATGTACAGTCGATGCATGAAATACTGTCATACCTGAGAGGTGGAGACGAATGATTTGAAGTCTTCCAGAGTTATGAGTGTGACAAAACTGCCAATGTAATTGGCAAACCAGGCTGTAGAATTTAAGTTTGGGTCACTGGCATTGTAACATCTGGTACCAGAGCCtagtaataacaaaaaaaggaaaaatattaactttgaAAATCAACACCCCAGTATTAAAATCTAATAAGAATCAACTGAGCTTTAACACATGTATAGTAATATTCTACCGATTATTGACACATTTGCTCACCGGCTTTTAGATAACTTCTGATGGTTGTGTAAACATCCACTCGTCCAAAATCAGAGCTGCTATATATGAAGTTGTTTCCCAAGTAATTCACCCTGTCGGAACAAAAATTATAAGAACCTAATTTTGCACAACTCATTAGCTTCACTCTACAGCTTATGACAAAGACGTACAATTTTTGGAACCCGAAGCATGAGGCGTTCTTCACTTCAGTGTAAGTAATGAGATTCTTGGTGAGGAATTTCAGATAGTTCTTTAGGTGCACTTCCAACCACAAATCAAGATCAGTTTTTTCGTTGATTTCCAAGGCTGTATGCCAAAAACAGGGGAGGATCTTTATCTTCACATCATCTGGAACATCCTCCTacataaaaaaaggtcatgactCATAGGTCAATGGGTTTAAAAAATGCCagtccaaaaaaataatcaataaataagAAGTCCAACATACAGTTTCCAGGAAAGCAGGAGTCTTGTTGTAGTTGCTAAAGACGTCACATAAACTTAACTGGTCATCAATCACATTGGGTTGACTGAGGAAGTTTCTCAGTTCTGCTGGACTGATTGTATTTAAGAGCTAAAAAATGGAAGacagataaaaaacacaaaatctttaattattAACATATTTCAGAGATTACATTTGCACGTGaactttctatttattttttcacctcTGACTTGCGTGTTGTTGGTAAGAGAGATACAAACGTAGACACATTTGGAAATCCAAAGCTCAGAAAACTTCTTTTTAGATAGTTGTAGAAACTTCCATTGTTGTAACATTTCAGGGGCACTggaacttttgcaaaaaaaaaaaaaaaacttgtattattttgcaTGCAAATATATTACTAGAGGAAATATCTtaatttgatacatttaaaagcacTGGAAATAAGGTTTCTACATTATCTTATATACAAACCTTGAAGGAAAAGGAGAATGTTTCTGTAAATCTCTTTTTCAGTGTTGCTTGTGAATGTCATCTTTAGTGTGTCCAGGAGTTTAATCCTAATTTAAGATCAATCAAACTAATTagtataaaaacacaatcatttaAATTAAGCAATTTTCAATGGGCACATTGCAGTTCATATAACAAACTCGGAGCACATAGAGCTTTTCAACTAAACCGATACTTACATTTCTTGACTGCCATTGCAGCTCCTGTTTGTCCCAATTTGAAATAAGGGAATCACCAGGCTTGTAGACAGGTCGACAAACAGAGGCCTCAGTCTCACTGTGAGCCAATGCAGAAACTCTTCATCACTAACAGCTGGGGAGGAAAGATTTCCCCTAACAAAAACTGCTTGGATGAAGGCAGATTTCACATCCGGAGAGTAGCTGGCTGACTGTGCCTGAAAAGAAATGCACTTTGTATCAGCGACACTATAAATGATACTGGATTATTACATAAGAGTGGTTTCTAGCAGTGAACAttttacacacatatatatgtatatatgtaatAACCTCTCATTGTTTTAAGCCAATAAAGACGGAAATCCCCCGCGacacaaaaaaagtgcaaaaaaatcgTCATTAATGCAATGTAGTTGTATTCATTTCACTAAAAAACTGTCAGTTTTtggtttaagaataaaaaaagtagttgtATGTTTACCTCAACAGCTGGTGAAACGATGTCAAAGAAAGTGTCAAATTCAGTGGGGCTGATGGCTGTCATGATTTTTGCAACAACTTGCTTGCTTGTTAGCTGTGAGGGTGTTGCTGCAAGCTGTCCCAGCTGACTGACCGTGAGAAGATCTGATACCTCAACCTGAgaatgacaaaagaaaacatcaaacatcaaCTTACTGAGTTATAAATCCCTAAGTTCTCTATCATTCATTTGAGGCTTGACAATTGAtaacattatttctttttaaacatcaataaaacaaaataaagtggaTTCAGATGATTTGAATGCTTTACTTACTccattaaaattgtttttaagggACATAAAATCTTGGTATGAGGCTTGGAATCTGAATTGTCCAAAGTTATCCTTTAGCCATTGTCTGTCATCCATTCCAGATGTAACGCATGATAGCCCTGAGATTAAAACAATTTGATGAGTTTTGCAGTAAATTTAGTGaagaaatatgttaaaataagctAAACAAGTCTAAATGGCAGAATTATAAGTTAAGATAAAATATTACCTGACAATGTCTGTCCTCTGagatattctaaaataaacttgaaaacaCTCCAGTACTGAGTCTCGGTAAGCTGATGGAATATGTTGTCAAATCCTTTAACACTAGGGGGGGAAGGtgtttatttaacaaactgtgtaaaatattctttcattttattggaATAGTTCAAAGTCTAATTACATGGAAcaacaaaatatgtttacttACATTTCTTGATAGGAGTTACAAGTGATGTTTCTTGGGATCATTTCGAAGGTCCTATTGTTAGCAGCTGGTAAAAAAGGCATTAGATAAACCTGGAACCACAACTTGAAGCCCTCAGTGCCTAGAACAGAGATTTCTGGTACTAAAGACGTCAATGTTACATTTAGAATGGAGCCAAGCAAGCTGGGGCTGAGTGACTTCAGAgtctgcagcaaaaacaaattaaaaagaattagTGTGATtcaagtatgaaaaaaaaagtaaaaaaatatatttatatttataaatttacCTCTGTTGAGCCATTAACAAATTTagcaaagaaatactcaagGTCGTTTACAGAGGATGACTTGGTGAGTCTTGTAATTGCAAGTATTACAAGTGTTTCATTAGACAGATTATTTGGTTCAAGAAGTAAAACAGCTGTCTGAGAAGGGGAAATGAAGTCTAATATGACCACCTTAAAgacagataaaagaaaaaaagatgcaaataaaatgttaaaattaaaggaaaaattatttaacttgattttttttgctctcttgTTTGGTGAATTTATAGaatctaatgaaaaataaaacacttaccTCAGAAATATTAAAGAATTTCAAATCTGGGTATGTTGTCAGGTAAGCAAATGGCCCCATGTTTGTTTCAATCCATTGAGAATCATCTTGAATTCTGTGCCTACAAactataaacatttttcaaacatttaaacttgaaagatataaaaacaatattatttgaaaaatacataatCTATAGGCacgtaaaaatgtttataaaaagcACATGATTAGTGATGAAGTGAGAGTTACCTGGTGTATTGATGACCTCGGCGGATGATTTGAGGTAGTCCAGCAGAACCTGTGTGATTTCCGTCTGTCTATCACTGGTCAGGTCAGTGTAAACACTGGCTAGGCCGCTCACCCTGTAAAGATGGAATGAAAAGTTTCTCACTCAGCTGTTAATGCCTCGTGCGCCCTAATGTCATATTGGCCGTTGTCAAACGGCAACTTACACCACACGGTAGCTGGTGCAGTTGATGCTTGAAAAGGTCTTCCTGAGCATTTGTGGGGTGAAGCTTGTGAGGATAAACCTCAGTCTGACGTTGAACCAAACATAGAAGTCCTGCGTGCTAAAGTGCCACAGTTGCTGTTCGATGATGCGGAAGGTCCTGTTCATGATGCGATCTCTCACAGCAGGTTGGAATACTGGGATCTGTCAAATGAGGAAAAGTGAGAATTCACACACGCTGCACTGATATGGAGGCCGACGTGGCCAGGTGAGTTTGTCCATATTTGGTGAGGTGTCTGACGCCATCTCActttgacagtttaaaaaagcaaaggtcTACCTGTCCATTAGCCGTTAGATGTGTCAGGAACTGCTCCACATTTTGCAGAGAGTTGCCAGTGTCAAGCCGCTCAAAGACTCGATCAATAATGCCTGTGTCATTTGAGCTGCCAGACCTTAGGACTAATGTTGCCACCTGAGAAGGAGCAAGCTCTGACAGGTATTGGAGCTGTgggaaaaacatcagaatctAGTCATTGAGAAGCAATGGCCAAAGACTTGGCTGGAATATGGCATTTTCTGACAGTTGAAGCAGACAGCTAAGACAAAACACTCACGCTGGAGAAATTTGGATTGATCGACAGCAATTGTTGTAGCGAGGCAAATTCAGAGAAACTGCCCACATTGACCTGGAGCCAGTTGTCACCACTGCCCACAGACGAGATGCAGCCGGGATCTGCAAGACACGAGGTAGGCAAAGCTATTGGCTTTTTGTCCACACCAGCTGATGGCCAAGCATTGGCATAGTGTGCCTGGATATCGTCTCTTACCAGATGAGTCTTTCCTTGACAAGAATGGTATGATGAAATGAGTGAAGACTGCTTGCTGACCGACCCTGTCCATGGAGGCCATTTGGGTGCCAAAAGCACTGACGCTAAAACGCAAAAGAAGCTTTTCATTATCCAAACGAGCCGTGGCATTTGCTGGTTGTTGTATTTTGGCAAGGAAGAGCAATAGATCAGGTGCAAACCCATGGACTTACACAGTCCGGTACGTTACGCAGCTGAAGTTGTTGGAGCTCAGGCAGATTAGGAAGTTTGTTGTGGGAGAGGCCAAGAAGAGGCGCAGCTTGTTCTGGAACCAGTCGGCGATGATATCCTGACTGAGTAGTTCTGCCTGACTGAACTTGTTGAGTTTCACTTCTCCCAAAGCTTCCAGAGCATTTGCCAGGGTTGGGCTGCTGCTTTTGTCGGTGGGGTACTGAGAATTTCACCAAGAACTTACTGGTTAGAGGAAACTTGCAAATGACATtggacagaaacacaaaacaataagCATTTTGCTCTTGGATTTACCATGCTGGCCAGTCTGTCCAGAGCTTGGCCCAGATCAGATGTTCGTTGGAAGAAAAGCTTCCAGACTTCTACAGGGTGTGTCTGTTGCCTTTCCAGAGAGCACTCCAGAAGTTTGGCTACGTTTCTCGGTGTGAGAGGTTCAGACTTGAGGAGAGGGAAATGAGGAATACATGCaagtcttttattctttttctttagatttttagaCATGACCTTAGGACAACAAGACAGAAACTGTTCTGGTGCCTTTTGAAGTAGGCTGCCTGTGTAGAATAGTCTTACCGATGAACAGGCATGTTCAGTGATGGTGAAATTGCACAAGGCTGCAGATGAGTTGTCAGCGTCCACTGTCTGGTCAAGTGGGAGTCTAAAACAAGCAAAAGACACCAATTGCTGTCTTGCACATGCGGCATAAGACAAACTTGCCAGCTGTGCGTAGGGCAAAAGGCAAAACTACCTACCCGTAAGCCCCAGCACAGATGAGGTTCTCTGTGAACAGACCACAGTTGTACATCACACATGTGTGATTGACAGAGTCAACTTTTCAAGCATGTGTAAGTGAGTGACCTTTGGCGTACTTACCGTCAACAGGGCTCTCCTTGCActggacaaaacatgaaacaaCATTTGTTAGTGTCATCTAGCATGCTCAAATGTTCAACACtttgaaaattggaaaaattgaCAAGCCACGGCAGCTTTGTCTTTGGATATCTTGAATCTTAAATGTATCTGAGGTAATACTGTCTGTCGACCAGGCACTTACCTTGAAGGAGTCTGGCAGTGAGCAAGCTGTCAAGAGAgggtaaataaaaatacatattgtcATGGGAATGAAGGTGTTGCTATGACAGTAGCGATAGCAGGactttcgaaaaaaaaaaaaaaaaaaaaaattttgtctTGCAAGTTCTTTCTGATACGTACCTGTGAAAGTCATTTGGAGGGACTCTATGCTTGATCTCACGCCCAGTGAAAGATCAAGTGGCAGGTATCTCAAACTTTGCTGAAGTCCAGTGAGTCTGAAGGGAGAAAACAACGAGAAAAGCAAGCGCATTATATAGGGGTTCTATTGCAACCGTACGTTGCCCACAATCAAGGGCAAACATATTTTGCTCTTCGATAAGGGTCTCTTACATAGCTTCATAGGATGCACAGCTGAGGTTACTGGGGATCACCCACAAGGCGACTGGATTGAGGCTTGCTATTACAGGAACCAAATAGAT
The genomic region above belongs to Oryzias melastigma strain HK-1 linkage group LG22, ASM292280v2, whole genome shotgun sequence and contains:
- the LOC118597987 gene encoding mesothelin-like, with product MINSYLCSLDVDTLKTITTKSIRNAKPLNVTSCSPEQKKVLYEISNTSFRTYRYSSDNFYDLVKAYIGGAPVADVKILSAQNISMDIDIFRSLQLEVIKALTVDDVQALMGNSLRDLKLFENDPIIQTWVNLQPQSDLNRLGLDLINNRTEAITASPSSSGNTPSSNQPLSTTTSGGTTGSTTGSTSGSTSGGTSGGTSGSSSDSTTSDGQGSSIFNGVKLMTPLPSLFLAALLIALQQVLQQPA